A region of Malaciobacter marinus DNA encodes the following proteins:
- a CDS encoding EAL domain-containing protein, which translates to MQLKNYIYKDLNELKLYIDNKIIPQEKSDILIQLFSTVYEKDKIKSIIKVIKEQLPNCKIVGSSSSKNVCINNEKVNKKIVISFSIFQKSFIRTKYIENLSISNSIKLSQEFIKDDSKVLILFNSDAKNNIESFLEAISYNLKNSILVGGNSTTTFDYEQAFIIEDQKIYKNGIVLVAIDSKDLLVSNTFTFNWSKVGKEMTITKSNKNRVYEIDNMPVLKLYKKYFGDKLSLNLNESLISFPLVKTVLGVDIARSIIKVEDDNSFTYAGNLNEGDKVRFAIGNLDEVYDDSVQLQNQLASKPVEAIYFYSCKKRDHFLSNKLDVELNAISQVASSIGIFTQGEFYQIGKKLTHMNITTTAITLSENDILRKFSSCPIKSKRYSSLTALINLVNTVQNELDENLNYLNQYKNAIDKHTIVSKTNKKGLITEVNSKFCEISGYSKEELIGKSHNIIRHPEASKDIFRKMWKTIQKKEVFQGTIKNMSKNKKPYFVDTIIKPILDKKGNIIEYLGLRHDITAFVNQKIQLKAEVKTVKYPFLAIVKIEDFEILKDFYEEEIIHQIEDKFSFEILDFFPLNSGYKKFYSLGDGEYAFLKELENFNPDIIEHEILLLKKFQINVKRGTLQFDKFEFDISVVLSISTDKKRSYAEAKQGLKQLYRTKKDFIYAQGLTSNLSEIAKSNIETIKMIKTAIQDNKIISYYQPIYNNKTKKIEKYESLVRIISDDEKVISPFFFIDIAKKGRYYKQITSIVIDNSFLAMKQLNMDVTINISIIDIEDEMIRNKIFAKLNECKTLASKVTFELLEDENIKDFSIVKEFIKKVKELNGNIAIDDFGSGYSNFERLLDFEPTILKIDGSLIKNILKDSFSRNIVEAMIVFAKKEGLKTVAEFVSSKEIFDLVNELNIDYSQGFYIDKPKALEDIL; encoded by the coding sequence TTGCAATTAAAAAACTATATTTATAAAGATTTAAATGAATTAAAATTATATATTGATAATAAAATTATTCCCCAAGAAAAATCCGATATTTTGATACAACTTTTTTCCACGGTTTATGAAAAAGATAAGATTAAAAGTATTATTAAAGTTATAAAAGAGCAACTTCCAAATTGCAAAATTGTAGGTTCTTCTAGCTCTAAAAATGTATGTATAAATAATGAAAAAGTAAATAAGAAGATTGTTATTAGTTTTTCAATCTTTCAAAAAAGTTTTATAAGAACAAAATATATTGAAAATCTAAGTATATCAAACTCAATAAAATTATCACAAGAGTTTATAAAAGATGACTCTAAAGTATTGATTTTATTTAATAGTGATGCAAAAAATAATATTGAAAGTTTTCTAGAAGCTATTAGTTATAATTTAAAAAATTCAATACTTGTTGGAGGAAATTCAACTACAACTTTTGATTATGAACAAGCCTTTATAATAGAAGATCAAAAAATATATAAAAATGGAATTGTTTTAGTAGCAATTGATTCAAAAGATTTACTTGTTTCAAATACCTTTACTTTTAACTGGTCAAAAGTTGGCAAAGAGATGACTATTACAAAATCAAATAAAAATAGAGTTTATGAAATAGATAATATGCCTGTTTTAAAGCTTTATAAAAAATATTTTGGTGATAAACTAAGCTTAAATCTAAATGAATCTCTAATCTCTTTTCCCTTAGTAAAAACTGTTTTAGGTGTTGATATAGCAAGAAGTATCATAAAAGTTGAAGATGATAATAGTTTTACTTATGCTGGAAATTTAAATGAAGGAGATAAAGTAAGATTTGCTATTGGAAATTTAGATGAAGTATATGATGATTCTGTTCAATTACAAAATCAATTAGCATCTAAACCTGTTGAAGCTATATACTTTTATTCATGCAAAAAAAGAGATCACTTTTTATCAAATAAATTAGATGTTGAGTTAAATGCAATTTCACAAGTAGCTTCAAGTATTGGAATTTTCACACAAGGAGAGTTTTATCAAATTGGTAAAAAACTTACACATATGAATATTACCACAACAGCTATTACTTTATCTGAAAATGATATTTTAAGAAAATTTAGCTCTTGTCCTATTAAAAGTAAAAGGTATTCTTCTTTAACAGCTTTAATAAATTTAGTAAATACAGTTCAAAATGAGTTAGATGAAAACTTAAATTATTTAAATCAATATAAAAATGCAATTGATAAGCATACAATTGTATCAAAAACAAATAAAAAAGGTTTAATTACAGAAGTAAATAGCAAATTTTGTGAAATATCTGGTTATAGCAAAGAAGAATTAATTGGGAAATCTCACAATATTATAAGACATCCAGAAGCATCAAAAGATATTTTTAGAAAAATGTGGAAAACTATACAAAAAAAAGAGGTTTTTCAAGGAACGATAAAAAATATGTCAAAAAATAAGAAACCATATTTTGTAGATACAATAATAAAACCAATTTTAGATAAAAAAGGCAATATTATTGAATATTTGGGATTAAGACATGATATTACAGCTTTTGTTAATCAGAAAATTCAATTAAAAGCAGAAGTTAAAACTGTCAAATATCCATTTTTAGCAATTGTAAAAATTGAAGATTTTGAAATATTAAAAGATTTTTATGAAGAAGAGATTATTCATCAAATCGAAGATAAGTTCTCATTTGAAATTTTAGATTTTTTTCCTTTAAATTCAGGATATAAAAAGTTTTATTCTTTGGGTGATGGGGAGTATGCTTTCTTAAAAGAGTTGGAAAATTTCAACCCTGATATTATTGAGCATGAAATATTATTATTAAAAAAATTTCAAATAAATGTAAAAAGAGGTACTTTACAGTTTGATAAATTTGAATTTGATATAAGTGTAGTTTTAAGTATAAGTACAGATAAAAAAAGAAGTTATGCTGAGGCAAAACAAGGATTGAAACAACTATATAGAACAAAAAAAGATTTTATATATGCACAAGGGCTCACTTCAAATTTAAGTGAAATTGCAAAAAGTAATATTGAAACTATCAAAATGATTAAAACAGCAATTCAAGATAATAAAATTATTTCATATTATCAACCAATATATAATAACAAAACAAAAAAAATAGAAAAATATGAGTCTTTAGTAAGAATTATATCAGATGATGAAAAAGTTATATCACCTTTTTTCTTTATAGATATTGCAAAAAAAGGAAGATATTATAAACAAATTACAAGTATTGTTATTGATAATTCTTTTTTAGCAATGAAGCAGCTTAACATGGATGTAACTATAAATATTTCTATTATTGATATTGAAGATGAAATGATAAGAAATAAAATCTTTGCAAAGTTAAATGAATGCAAAACCTTAGCTAGTAAAGTAACTTTTGAATTATTAGAAGATGAAAACATTAAAGATTTTTCAATAGTAAAAGAGTTCATAAAAAAAGTAAAAGAGCTTAATGGAAATATTGCAATTGATGATTTTGGTTCTGGATATTCAAACTTTGAAAGACTTTTAGATTTTGAACCAACAATTTTAAAAATAGATGGCTCACTAATTAAAAATATTTTAAAAGATAGTTTTAGTAGAAATATAGTTGAAGCAATGATAGTTTTTGCAAAAAAAGAAGGTTTAAAAACTGTTGCTGAATTTGTTTCTTCAAAAGAGATATTTGATTTAGTAAATGAGCTTAATATTGATTATTCACAAGGATTTTACATAGATAAGCCAAAAGCTTTAGAAGATATTTTGTAA
- the ccsA gene encoding cytochrome c biogenesis protein CcsA: MKKVIDVLFSFKTTLILFAILAIGAAVATFIENDYGTSTARVLIYNHIWYETILVLITLNLCAIIYKYKMWKHPARFIFHASFVIILIGAGVTRYIGYEGIVHIREGQTENRMISLEPYLQVKIKKQDATYYKEYQKEFASFWNDKFSHDIKFDNETLNVKFNNYMFAKKGNASMGILTVDVTLDGETKTVKLPGKRGQKGVTKIEDFGDTIVTLEYGAKVLELPFNIKLRDFQLERYPGSMAPSSYASEVTVIKKDGKSYDYRIFMNRTLHEGNFLFFQSSYDQDEKGTILSVNNDPGKWPTYLGYFLLSLGLIWNLFDKKSRFWKLTKFLKNRTAASFLLACLSTFALTTDVKANENMPNISTTQNSIVTYMNGFKEDSKATAEKFSYLVTQSNAGRMKPVATLNKEILHKISSRSAMFGMNADQIVLGMLTRPEFWRHVKMIKIKTPKLKQVLEIDESRKYISFAEVFTKEGKYKLEEEAKKAFRKKPTERGTYEKDILKLDEKLNISYMVYNANLFKIFPRIHDGRIDDNHKWYNPLDAFRFFQGKNKAAVETMIRGFINSVITEDYENANKFIDMIQIYQEKVGSNIIPSKSQIENEILFNKLDIFFKLTLAYLLTGLVMLIVAFIVIFNPKIKPEKTTKVFFAVLAILFAVHTFGMGFRWIISGHAPWSDTYESLLYISWSAVFAGVVFFRRSLLALSASVIVAAIFMFTAHLTNIDPQITNLVPVLKSYWLTIHVSVLTASYGFFGLAAILGYMALIMFIFRKNRPHLDDNIKSITAISEIALIIGLSAITIGNFLGGVWANESWGRYWGWDPKETWSYISIIVYAFILHMRFVKSLNNPFTFNVASTVAFSTILMTYFGVNFYLSGMHSYATGDPVPIPMWVYYTIAIVTITIALAYKNRDLKDTVCHAKSQKD; the protein is encoded by the coding sequence TTGAAAAAAGTTATAGATGTCTTATTCTCCTTTAAGACTACATTAATACTATTTGCAATTCTTGCCATTGGTGCAGCAGTTGCAACATTTATCGAAAATGACTATGGAACTTCTACGGCTAGAGTTTTAATATACAATCACATATGGTATGAAACTATTTTAGTTTTAATTACACTTAATTTATGTGCAATTATATATAAATATAAAATGTGGAAACACCCTGCAAGATTTATATTTCACGCATCATTTGTAATTATACTAATTGGAGCTGGAGTTACTAGATATATCGGTTATGAAGGAATTGTTCATATTAGAGAGGGACAAACAGAAAATAGAATGATTTCACTTGAACCTTATTTACAAGTAAAAATCAAAAAACAAGATGCCACATATTATAAAGAGTATCAAAAAGAGTTTGCAAGTTTTTGGAATGACAAATTTAGTCATGATATTAAATTTGACAATGAAACATTAAACGTAAAATTTAATAATTATATGTTTGCAAAAAAAGGAAATGCCTCAATGGGTATTTTAACTGTTGATGTAACACTTGATGGTGAAACTAAAACTGTTAAATTACCAGGGAAAAGAGGTCAAAAAGGTGTAACGAAAATTGAAGATTTTGGAGATACAATTGTAACTTTAGAGTATGGTGCTAAAGTTTTAGAACTTCCATTTAATATTAAATTAAGAGATTTTCAACTTGAAAGATACCCAGGAAGTATGGCTCCATCTTCTTATGCTTCTGAAGTTACCGTTATAAAAAAAGATGGTAAAAGCTATGATTATAGAATTTTCATGAATAGAACTTTGCATGAAGGTAATTTTTTATTTTTCCAAAGCTCTTATGACCAAGATGAAAAAGGAACAATATTGTCTGTTAACAACGATCCTGGTAAATGGCCAACATATTTAGGTTATTTCTTATTATCTTTAGGATTAATTTGGAATTTATTTGATAAAAAAAGTAGATTTTGGAAATTGACTAAATTTTTAAAAAATAGAACCGCTGCATCATTTTTACTTGCCTGTCTTAGTACTTTTGCATTAACAACGGATGTAAAAGCAAATGAAAATATGCCTAATATTTCAACTACTCAAAACTCTATTGTTACTTATATGAATGGCTTTAAAGAAGATTCAAAAGCTACTGCTGAAAAATTTTCTTATTTAGTTACTCAAAGTAATGCTGGAAGGATGAAACCAGTAGCAACTTTAAACAAAGAAATTTTACATAAAATTTCTTCAAGAAGTGCAATGTTTGGTATGAATGCAGATCAAATCGTTCTTGGAATGCTTACAAGACCTGAGTTTTGGAGACATGTAAAGATGATAAAAATCAAAACTCCAAAACTAAAACAAGTTTTAGAAATTGATGAATCAAGAAAATATATCTCTTTTGCAGAAGTTTTTACAAAAGAAGGTAAATATAAACTTGAAGAAGAAGCTAAAAAAGCATTTAGAAAAAAACCTACAGAAAGAGGAACTTACGAAAAAGACATTTTAAAACTTGATGAGAAACTAAATATATCTTATATGGTTTACAATGCAAATCTTTTTAAAATCTTCCCTAGAATTCATGATGGTAGAATTGATGATAATCACAAATGGTATAATCCTTTAGATGCATTTAGATTTTTCCAAGGTAAAAATAAAGCTGCTGTTGAAACAATGATTCGAGGTTTTATTAACTCAGTTATTACAGAAGATTATGAAAATGCAAATAAATTTATTGATATGATTCAAATCTATCAAGAAAAAGTTGGTTCAAATATTATTCCAAGTAAATCTCAAATAGAGAATGAAATATTATTTAATAAACTAGATATCTTCTTTAAATTAACACTTGCCTATTTATTAACTGGTTTAGTAATGTTAATCGTAGCATTTATAGTAATTTTTAATCCTAAAATCAAACCAGAAAAAACAACAAAAGTATTTTTTGCAGTACTTGCTATACTATTTGCAGTTCATACATTTGGAATGGGCTTTAGATGGATTATTTCAGGACATGCACCATGGTCAGATACATATGAATCACTTCTTTATATCTCTTGGTCAGCAGTATTTGCAGGAGTAGTTTTCTTTAGAAGATCTTTACTTGCACTAAGTGCCTCTGTTATTGTTGCTGCTATTTTTATGTTTACAGCACATTTAACAAATATTGATCCGCAAATTACAAACTTAGTTCCTGTTCTTAAATCATATTGGTTAACAATACATGTTTCAGTATTAACAGCTTCATATGGATTCTTTGGATTAGCTGCTATATTGGGTTATATGGCACTAATTATGTTTATTTTTAGAAAAAATAGACCTCATTTAGATGATAATATTAAAAGTATAACTGCAATATCTGAAATAGCTTTAATTATTGGTTTAAGTGCAATTACTATTGGAAACTTCCTTGGTGGTGTTTGGGCAAATGAATCATGGGGTAGATATTGGGGATGGGATCCAAAAGAGACTTGGTCTTATATCTCAATTATTGTTTATGCATTTATTCTTCATATGAGATTTGTTAAAAGCTTAAATAACCCATTTACATTTAATGTTGCAAGCACAGTTGCATTTAGTACAATTTTAATGACATACTTTGGTGTAAACTTCTATCTATCAGGAATGCACTCATACGCTACAGGTGATCCTGTGCCAATTCCTATGTGGGTTTACTATACAATAGCAATTGTGACAATTACAATTGCCTTAGCTTATAAAAACAGAGATTTAAAAGATACTGTTTGTCATGCTAAAAGTCAAAAAGATTAA
- the cmoB gene encoding tRNA 5-methoxyuridine(34)/uridine 5-oxyacetic acid(34) synthase CmoB yields MKLEELKKERQKCLEWKNVKPWYEQLKQIYSIKKDNINIENSDWFSVGKKEDLTKEEFELIEKTAKTLIPWRKGPFKIFGLEIDSEWQSNIKYNLIRPHFNLKDKVVADIGCNNGYYMFRMLEDKPKRLIGFDPSALTMLQFDFINHFAKTNIIYEKLGVEHLELYNHKFDFIFMLGVLYHRADPVGCLKSLAKGLNKNGEVLIDTFMIDGEQEVALTPNKRYSKIPNIYFIPTISALKNWLSRAGFENIEILAVTTTTKEEQRKTQWSFDQSLEDFLDKDDKNKTVEGYPAPKRVYVKARKKN; encoded by the coding sequence ATGAAATTAGAAGAGTTGAAAAAAGAAAGACAAAAATGTCTTGAATGGAAAAATGTAAAACCTTGGTATGAACAATTAAAACAGATTTATTCAATAAAAAAAGATAATATAAATATTGAAAATAGTGACTGGTTTAGTGTTGGTAAAAAAGAAGATTTAACAAAGGAAGAGTTTGAACTAATTGAAAAAACAGCAAAAACTTTAATCCCTTGGAGAAAAGGACCATTTAAAATTTTTGGTTTAGAAATTGATAGTGAATGGCAAAGTAATATTAAATATAACCTAATAAGACCACACTTTAATTTAAAAGATAAAGTTGTGGCTGATATTGGTTGTAACAACGGTTATTATATGTTTAGAATGCTTGAAGATAAACCAAAAAGACTAATAGGTTTTGACCCAAGTGCACTAACTATGTTACAGTTTGATTTTATAAACCATTTTGCAAAAACTAATATTATTTATGAAAAACTAGGAGTTGAACATCTTGAGCTTTACAATCATAAATTCGATTTTATTTTTATGCTAGGAGTTTTATATCATAGAGCTGATCCTGTTGGGTGTTTAAAATCTTTAGCAAAAGGATTAAACAAAAATGGAGAAGTTTTAATTGATACTTTTATGATTGATGGAGAGCAAGAAGTTGCATTAACTCCCAATAAAAGATATTCAAAAATACCAAATATTTATTTTATACCAACAATTTCAGCTTTAAAAAACTGGTTAAGTCGTGCAGGTTTTGAAAATATTGAAATATTAGCTGTTACTACGACTACAAAAGAAGAACAAAGAAAAACACAATGGAGTTTTGATCAAAGTTTAGAAGATTTTTTAGATAAAGATGACAAAAACAAAACTGTAGAAGGTTATCCTGCACCTAAAAGAGTATATGTTAAAGCTAGAAAGAAGAATTAA
- a CDS encoding GGDEF domain-containing protein: MRHNILNLIKSAGTNESDYKALEDIFTLYDQLQFASDIKQMSGDIFNWLNVTFKIDNVSIALFDIEKNNREDILIHGDQFFLDDSLSFFFIINTHTNLNAIVSFCATSKAHFDLINKNYNIIESAFFQISPIIQNGIIKKNFIESQSLDSVTNVFNRHYLVENLNKQILLSGKEYKQIYFLMVGIDHFKAVIDEFDYDIGDRVLVELAKVIHANISEFDMVARLTGDEFLISVLSSSNEHDIINIANKIIEDFSKVEIKVSLIPEQVLKKTACIGYDVYTYSDEKSIDTTIKNADIALYEAKNKGRSQVFNFNDMKEEDTIDLF; the protein is encoded by the coding sequence TTGAGACACAATATATTAAATTTAATAAAATCAGCTGGCACTAATGAAAGTGACTATAAGGCTTTAGAAGACATATTTACTCTGTATGACCAATTACAATTTGCTTCAGATATAAAACAAATGTCAGGAGATATTTTCAATTGGTTAAATGTAACTTTTAAAATAGATAATGTAAGTATTGCTTTATTTGATATTGAAAAAAACAATAGAGAAGATATTTTAATACATGGAGATCAATTTTTCTTAGATGATAGTTTATCATTCTTTTTTATTATAAATACCCATACAAACTTAAATGCAATTGTATCATTTTGTGCTACTTCTAAGGCACATTTTGACTTAATAAATAAAAATTACAATATTATTGAATCAGCTTTTTTCCAAATTTCACCAATTATTCAAAATGGTATAATTAAAAAGAACTTTATAGAATCACAATCATTAGATTCAGTAACTAATGTTTTTAATAGACATTATTTAGTAGAAAACTTGAATAAACAAATTTTATTATCAGGAAAAGAGTATAAACAAATTTACTTTTTAATGGTTGGTATTGATCACTTCAAGGCTGTAATTGATGAGTTTGATTATGATATTGGAGATAGAGTTTTAGTTGAACTTGCAAAAGTTATTCATGCAAATATTTCAGAGTTTGATATGGTAGCAAGACTTACAGGAGATGAGTTTTTAATCTCTGTTTTAAGTTCTTCAAACGAACATGATATTATTAATATTGCAAATAAAATAATTGAAGACTTTTCAAAAGTTGAGATTAAAGTTTCATTAATTCCTGAGCAAGTATTAAAAAAGACGGCTTGTATTGGATATGATGTTTATACATACAGTGATGAAAAATCAATTGATACAACCATAAAAAATGCAGATATTGCACTATATGAAGCAAAAAACAAAGGTAGAAGTCAGGTTTTTAATTTCAATGATATGAAAGAAGAAGATACTATAGATCTTTTTTAA
- a CDS encoding GGDEF domain-containing protein: protein MSNIMVNSFRQILEDQQKNIEHAEFTINEDKKIVKLFVDSLRYLAISLSNSHNVKNLKILFKDSINNYNEIIFETKNGTFNPDFKLTYLINLSQNVIITYEIYCNDEQHYHNLEINNDALVTTFDIISQTLYNKYLEECIKELSLKDQITGLYNRKYLENYLEMVISLSKRENKKIGFLKIGIDKFKAVIDEFDYNIGDNVLITLAELLKDTVRSSDIVARIDGDEFLVVLQNVRSQENAIMIAKKIIESFSKKEILVNEKTGQTLLKTICIGISLFPDNAKTIEEILNSSDNALYEAKNKGRNEFFVYNDSQMHTIDLF, encoded by the coding sequence ATGAGTAATATAATGGTAAACTCATTCCGACAAATTTTAGAAGACCAACAAAAAAATATTGAGCATGCTGAATTTACAATTAATGAAGATAAAAAAATTGTAAAACTTTTTGTCGACTCATTAAGATATCTTGCTATATCACTAAGCAATAGCCACAATGTGAAAAATTTAAAAATTTTATTTAAAGATTCTATTAATAATTATAATGAAATTATTTTTGAAACAAAAAATGGTACTTTTAATCCAGACTTTAAGCTTACATATTTAATTAATTTAAGTCAAAATGTAATAATAACTTATGAAATATATTGTAATGACGAACAACACTATCATAATTTAGAGATAAATAATGACGCTTTAGTTACTACATTTGACATTATCTCTCAAACTCTTTATAATAAGTATTTAGAAGAGTGCATAAAAGAGCTTTCACTAAAGGATCAAATTACTGGACTTTATAATAGAAAGTATTTAGAAAACTACTTAGAAATGGTAATTTCTCTTTCAAAAAGAGAAAATAAAAAGATTGGTTTTTTAAAGATTGGTATTGATAAATTTAAAGCTGTGATTGATGAATTTGATTATAATATTGGAGATAATGTATTAATAACTTTAGCAGAGTTACTAAAAGATACAGTAAGAAGTTCTGATATTGTAGCAAGAATTGATGGAGATGAGTTTTTAGTAGTATTACAAAACGTAAGAAGTCAAGAAAATGCAATAATGATTGCAAAAAAAATAATTGAATCTTTTAGTAAAAAGGAGATTTTAGTAAATGAGAAAACAGGTCAAACTTTATTAAAGACAATTTGCATTGGTATTTCTTTATTTCCTGATAACGCAAAAACAATTGAAGAGATATTAAATAGCTCTGATAATGCTTTATATGAAGCAAAAAATAAAGGAAGAAATGAGTTTTTTGTCTATAATGATAGTCAAATGCATACAATAGATCTATTTTAG
- a CDS encoding MBL fold metallo-hydrolase, whose translation MEILKQPMGDYQTNCYIIIIDNKELIIDPGVNATAWVKYHVKNPIAILNTHGHFDHVWSNKELSDDLNIKIYCPKDDNFMLEKDPYALGMTPSCADVLVEPDQEFEFEGIKVKFHHFPGHTPGCSAIEIEDNLFSGDFIFNNTIGRCDFPFSSPQDMKKSINKILEWDRNIRIHPGHGPKTTLFQEKDSLKTWLNYL comes from the coding sequence ATGGAAATACTTAAACAACCAATGGGTGATTATCAGACTAACTGTTATATTATTATAATTGATAACAAAGAATTAATCATTGATCCAGGAGTTAATGCAACAGCATGGGTAAAATATCATGTAAAAAACCCAATTGCTATTTTAAATACTCATGGTCATTTTGATCATGTTTGGTCAAATAAAGAGTTAAGTGATGATTTAAATATAAAAATTTATTGTCCTAAAGATGATAATTTTATGTTAGAAAAAGATCCATATGCTTTAGGGATGACTCCCTCATGTGCAGATGTTTTAGTAGAACCTGATCAAGAGTTTGAATTTGAAGGAATAAAAGTTAAATTTCATCATTTCCCAGGTCATACACCTGGATGTTCAGCAATTGAAATTGAAGATAACCTTTTTTCAGGAGATTTTATTTTCAATAACACAATTGGAAGATGTGACTTTCCTTTTTCAAGTCCACAAGATATGAAAAAAAGTATAAATAAAATTTTAGAATGGGATAGAAATATTAGAATTCATCCAGGACATGGACCAAAAACAACATTATTTCAAGAAAAAGATTCGTTAAAAACGTGGTTAAATTATCTATAA
- a CDS encoding ferritin-like domain-containing protein, with protein sequence MDYFKSLEEVFVEKKPNKKFELFQKFYESFKVSQFSFKNDNEACEIIKPSYENFLKIVPAKDIKIRKYFDTKEGKISLLHTIAHIEYSAIDLALDAALRFENLPREYYEDWLEVAEDEIRHFKMIESLLHELDAKYGDLEVHTNLFEAMKITQTLLSRMAVVPRYLEANGLEQNPKIMEKLKSNPDEFNKKILLALDTILNEEIDHVTKGDKWFKYECKRLNLAPEKTYFKILEEVYPGSTSKKYIINFEARKQAGFSCEELKFLSKKSDCK encoded by the coding sequence ATGGATTATTTTAAAAGCTTAGAAGAGGTATTCGTTGAAAAAAAACCAAATAAAAAATTTGAATTATTCCAAAAGTTTTATGAAAGTTTTAAAGTGTCACAATTTTCTTTTAAAAATGATAATGAAGCTTGCGAGATAATTAAGCCTTCTTATGAGAATTTTTTGAAAATTGTTCCTGCAAAAGATATAAAAATAAGAAAATATTTTGATACAAAAGAAGGAAAAATATCACTTCTTCATACTATTGCACATATAGAGTATAGTGCAATAGATTTAGCATTAGATGCAGCTTTAAGATTTGAGAATTTACCAAGAGAATATTATGAAGATTGGTTAGAAGTTGCAGAAGATGAGATAAGACACTTTAAAATGATTGAGAGTCTTTTACATGAACTAGATGCAAAGTATGGTGATTTAGAAGTTCATACAAATCTTTTTGAAGCAATGAAAATTACTCAAACTTTATTAAGTAGAATGGCTGTTGTTCCAAGATACTTAGAAGCAAATGGCTTAGAACAAAATCCAAAAATAATGGAAAAATTAAAATCAAATCCTGATGAATTTAATAAAAAAATACTCTTAGCTTTAGACACTATTTTAAATGAAGAGATTGATCATGTAACCAAGGGTGATAAGTGGTTTAAATATGAATGTAAAAGATTGAATTTAGCCCCAGAAAAAACTTATTTTAAAATTTTAGAAGAAGTATACCCTGGAAGTACAAGTAAAAAATATATTATTAATTTTGAAGCAAGAAAACAAGCAGGTTTCTCATGTGAAGAGTTAAAGTTTTTATCAAAAAAAAGTGATTGTAAATGA